The following coding sequences lie in one Nonomuraea muscovyensis genomic window:
- a CDS encoding type I polyketide synthase, which translates to MSATQPIAVVGLACRFPGASDAGAFWDLLREGRHGLTRFTDEELAARGVPGRLRSDPRFVPVGGLIQGQGDFDPEPFGFTDAEAALLDPQHRLFLECAWHALEHAGHGGGRGAGAVGVFAGAMQSAYLAGNLHDRWDPTGGGRDPLGSLQTAISTQADYLPLQTAYRLDLNGPAVAVATSCSTSLVAVHLAAQSLVTGECDTALAGGVSLIVPQGQGYLHVPDGVFSADGAVRPFSEHGTGIVHTQGVGVVVLRRLDDALADGDPVLAVLHGSATNNDGADKAGFTAPSMRGQARVVAEALAVAGLSPRDVGLVEAHGTATRLGDPIEVAALRRVFGGTGPAWCGLGSVKGNIGHANSAAGIASFIKAVLAVHHRTLPATLGAHPLNPHLELRGSPFEVVAETRAWDTPPHAGVSSFGIGGTNCHAVLGPAPDLPAAEPDTRPQLLVVSAAGAEAARATAAAVAGAAATVREDDLAHTLAVGRAELPYRVAAVGARRLASATPVRAADGPPRTVFAFPGAGSAYPGMGGGLYRDEPVFAAAVDACADLLLPLLGADVRDVLDPAVPAGRVRDVAFGLPALFAVSYGVATLLGAWGVRPDALVGHSLGECTAAAVSGALPLPDAARLVAARCAVAARAAGGGAMLAVPLGEDAVVELLSRHPDVDLAAVNGPAACVVSGPAAAVDAFAADLSKTGVPLRVDAAMHSRLMEPELPELLGALTGMAGQAPAVPVYSTVTGARIGAELADPEHWARQLRSPVRFADALADALAGPTVLVEAGPGTALTTLARKNAGLLAAVPTLAPGEPECETAREALGALWAHGAPVNLQALSASGRRRVHAPGYAFQRRHLWIDPPSRTAADAGVDAHEPLQVPTWYQLPPAESAAPPRGQWVVEGGGPLAAAIRDLLLEGGAEVLPLDAGPPSDPPGGLVVVADAPGAEADQAGAVASQVLRFGAVAAAAGPGTALLLVTRHGERVAGDPAPDPAQAALRTLPRVLGQEQPGLRWVAVDLGTPADPASEARAVLGELDAPAPGESGEIALRGAARWARRLTPWRPAAEVDRPPPGTVLIIGGMGAVGQLFARHLAARGHRVVITSRTARPTFDQDGVEVRRCDAADAAATAALLAELSADAPVELVVQAAGVVGEARPDPLRALDAEQVAGHARAKVGGTEALREAVAALPAARRPRTVLLMSSVTTLVGGVGMGPYAAANAAMGVLSGRQEPTRWISAVWDGWRVAADGSEHTVVLAEALDADTGTRALDRLLAARASGSVPDTVVIAATDLNPRVAAANRPRQRGDGRTPASGVRLGAVEQAVAGLWAELFGVPVSDPEADFFALGGHSLLAVRMLGALGERFGVSLSLRDLLSAPTVAGMAGLIEAARQAERNAPDHRAEAEAHRAVAGDGTFPMTRVQHAYWVGRDGGYRWGDLPCHFYLEYDCPELDLARYEQAWNQVIARHPMLRCVTTSEGRWLELPDLPRYRIRVHDLAGVPEQRRAERLDALRERISTKPGPSDRWPLVQIQAARLPEGRVRLFIGVNVLVCDAASWWIVESELRDLYREPDATLPPVEPHPAACAAALEARRDERAAAYWRARLDVLPGPPRLPVREPAEGAPRFARRAVRLGREEWAALRDAAARHRVTPTAALLTVYADALAEWTGTPGFSLTLTMFDRPPIHPQVNQVVGDFTSLVLHEVPAVPAAGFAERAAATQARLFADLDHRAFSALEVLAEQAARTGEVRTVPVVFTSALGMDELLGGAGALEWAGQQVHAASQTPQTWLDHQVLEHDGELRLQWDALEGVLPGDELDRVISAHAARVRELAADPEAWTREPRIEPDARARRSSTGPGPVRRQGDASTRDIVLPLRAAGGGERPVLYLAHPSGGDVLCYAELSRLLDPRVDVVALADPELAGAHASGPETVAGIAAQYLSAIGHGGRPWLLGGWSMGGAVTQEMARQLHEAGEHVELLVMLDSNDPALIGEVPGNDAPEVELEVAVRHLRALEAFLGIDLDTGDALAAIPPHARLAAMADRLRGHRLLGRGEDLSGRLKVFARHLRALAAHTPGKLSDPGTATLLVRADRLAPRNSGIGMGVDDTPPGRDDLGWGAYLARAPHVAGVDAHHYSLLHPPALHAVAELINAALDQALARL; encoded by the coding sequence TCGACCTCAACGGCCCGGCCGTGGCGGTGGCCACCAGCTGCTCCACCTCCCTGGTCGCCGTCCACCTGGCGGCGCAGTCGCTGGTGACCGGCGAATGCGACACCGCGCTGGCCGGAGGCGTGTCGCTGATCGTGCCTCAGGGGCAGGGCTACCTGCACGTGCCCGACGGCGTGTTCTCCGCCGACGGCGCCGTCCGGCCGTTCAGCGAGCACGGCACCGGCATCGTCCACACCCAGGGCGTGGGTGTGGTGGTGCTGCGCAGGCTGGACGACGCGCTGGCCGACGGCGACCCCGTGCTCGCCGTTCTGCACGGATCGGCGACGAACAACGACGGCGCCGACAAGGCCGGGTTCACCGCACCCTCGATGCGCGGGCAGGCCCGCGTGGTGGCTGAAGCCCTGGCGGTGGCGGGCCTGTCGCCGCGCGACGTCGGGCTGGTCGAGGCGCACGGAACGGCCACGCGGCTCGGCGATCCGATCGAGGTGGCGGCGCTGCGCCGGGTGTTCGGCGGCACCGGACCCGCCTGGTGCGGGCTCGGATCGGTCAAGGGCAACATCGGGCACGCCAACTCGGCCGCCGGGATCGCCTCCTTCATCAAGGCCGTACTGGCCGTGCACCACCGCACGCTGCCGGCCACGCTGGGCGCCCACCCGCTGAACCCGCACCTGGAACTGCGGGGGTCCCCCTTCGAGGTGGTCGCCGAGACTCGGGCCTGGGACACGCCGCCGCACGCCGGGGTGAGCTCGTTCGGCATCGGCGGCACGAACTGCCATGCCGTACTGGGACCGGCACCCGATCTGCCGGCGGCCGAGCCGGACACCCGGCCCCAGTTGCTCGTGGTGTCCGCAGCGGGCGCGGAGGCGGCGCGGGCGACGGCCGCCGCCGTGGCGGGAGCGGCCGCGACGGTCAGGGAGGACGACCTGGCCCACACGCTGGCGGTGGGACGCGCCGAGCTGCCCTACCGTGTCGCGGCCGTGGGCGCTCGCCGCCTGGCGTCGGCCACGCCGGTCCGGGCGGCGGACGGGCCGCCCAGGACGGTGTTCGCGTTCCCCGGGGCGGGCAGCGCCTATCCGGGGATGGGCGGCGGCCTCTACCGTGACGAGCCGGTCTTCGCCGCCGCCGTCGACGCCTGCGCCGACCTGCTGCTGCCGTTGCTCGGCGCCGATGTCCGCGATGTCCTGGACCCCGCGGTCCCCGCCGGCCGCGTGAGGGATGTCGCCTTCGGGCTGCCCGCGCTGTTCGCCGTCTCCTACGGCGTCGCGACGCTGCTCGGCGCATGGGGCGTACGGCCTGACGCGCTGGTCGGTCACAGCCTCGGCGAGTGCACCGCGGCCGCCGTGAGCGGCGCCCTGCCGTTGCCCGACGCCGCCAGGCTGGTCGCGGCCCGCTGCGCCGTGGCCGCCCGCGCCGCCGGAGGTGGGGCGATGCTCGCCGTGCCGCTCGGCGAGGACGCCGTGGTGGAGCTGCTGTCCCGCCATCCCGACGTGGATCTCGCGGCGGTGAACGGACCTGCCGCGTGCGTGGTGTCGGGTCCCGCCGCCGCCGTGGACGCCTTCGCGGCCGACCTTTCCAAGACGGGGGTCCCGCTACGCGTGGACGCGGCCATGCACTCCCGTCTCATGGAACCCGAGCTGCCTGAGCTGCTCGGCGCGCTGACCGGCATGGCCGGACAGGCTCCGGCCGTGCCCGTGTACAGCACGGTCACGGGCGCGCGGATCGGAGCCGAGCTGGCCGACCCCGAACACTGGGCGAGGCAGCTGCGCAGCCCGGTCCGCTTCGCCGATGCGCTGGCCGATGCGCTGGCCGGCCCGACGGTCCTCGTCGAGGCCGGACCGGGGACGGCGCTCACGACGCTGGCCCGCAAGAACGCCGGTCTCCTGGCCGCCGTGCCGACGCTGGCCCCCGGCGAGCCGGAGTGCGAGACCGCGAGGGAGGCGCTCGGCGCGCTGTGGGCCCACGGGGCGCCGGTGAACCTCCAAGCGCTGTCGGCCTCCGGACGGCGCAGGGTGCACGCCCCCGGCTACGCCTTCCAGCGCCGCCACCTCTGGATCGACCCGCCTTCACGCACTGCCGCGGACGCCGGCGTGGACGCTCACGAGCCGCTGCAGGTCCCCACCTGGTATCAGCTCCCACCCGCCGAATCCGCCGCCCCGCCCCGAGGGCAATGGGTCGTCGAGGGCGGCGGACCGCTCGCTGCCGCGATCAGGGACCTGCTGCTGGAGGGCGGCGCCGAGGTGCTGCCCCTCGACGCCGGCCCGCCGTCCGATCCGCCCGGCGGGCTGGTCGTCGTGGCCGATGCCCCGGGCGCGGAAGCCGACCAGGCCGGCGCGGTGGCATCCCAGGTGCTGCGCTTCGGCGCCGTCGCCGCTGCGGCGGGACCCGGCACGGCACTGCTGCTCGTGACGCGGCACGGCGAGCGGGTGGCCGGCGATCCTGCGCCGGACCCGGCGCAGGCGGCGCTGCGGACGCTGCCGCGCGTGCTCGGCCAGGAACAGCCCGGCCTGCGCTGGGTCGCCGTGGACCTCGGCACGCCGGCAGATCCCGCGAGCGAGGCCCGTGCCGTGCTTGGCGAGCTGGACGCGCCCGCTCCGGGCGAGAGCGGCGAGATCGCGCTGCGCGGAGCGGCACGCTGGGCACGGCGGCTGACGCCGTGGCGCCCCGCCGCCGAGGTGGATCGCCCGCCACCCGGCACCGTGCTGATCATCGGTGGGATGGGCGCGGTCGGGCAGCTCTTCGCCCGGCACCTCGCCGCGCGGGGCCACCGTGTCGTGATCACCTCGCGTACCGCTCGCCCCACGTTCGACCAGGACGGAGTGGAGGTGCGCCGCTGCGACGCCGCCGATGCGGCGGCCACCGCGGCGCTGCTCGCCGAGCTGTCGGCCGACGCCCCTGTGGAACTGGTCGTGCAGGCCGCCGGCGTGGTCGGTGAAGCGAGGCCGGATCCACTCAGGGCCTTGGACGCCGAGCAGGTGGCCGGGCACGCACGCGCCAAGGTCGGCGGCACGGAGGCCCTGCGTGAGGCCGTCGCCGCGCTGCCCGCGGCGCGGCGGCCTCGCACCGTGCTTCTCATGTCGTCGGTGACGACGCTGGTCGGCGGCGTCGGGATGGGGCCGTACGCCGCTGCCAACGCCGCGATGGGGGTGCTCAGCGGAAGGCAGGAGCCGACGCGCTGGATCAGCGCGGTCTGGGACGGCTGGCGCGTGGCCGCCGACGGCTCCGAGCACACCGTCGTGCTGGCCGAGGCTCTCGACGCCGACACCGGCACCCGGGCGCTGGACCGGCTGCTGGCCGCCCGCGCCTCCGGCAGCGTGCCGGACACCGTCGTGATCGCCGCGACCGACCTGAACCCACGCGTGGCGGCCGCCAACCGGCCCAGGCAGCGCGGGGACGGCCGCACGCCGGCGTCGGGGGTGCGACTCGGCGCCGTCGAGCAGGCGGTGGCCGGACTCTGGGCGGAGCTGTTCGGCGTGCCCGTGAGCGACCCGGAAGCCGACTTCTTCGCCCTCGGCGGGCACTCGCTGCTGGCCGTGCGCATGCTCGGCGCGCTCGGCGAGCGGTTCGGCGTGTCGCTGAGCCTGCGAGACCTGCTCTCGGCTCCCACGGTGGCGGGGATGGCCGGGCTCATCGAGGCGGCGCGGCAGGCGGAGCGGAACGCGCCGGACCACCGGGCCGAAGCGGAGGCCCACCGAGCGGTCGCGGGCGACGGCACGTTCCCCATGACCCGGGTGCAGCACGCCTACTGGGTCGGGCGCGACGGCGGCTACCGCTGGGGCGACCTGCCCTGTCACTTCTACCTGGAGTACGACTGCCCCGAGCTGGACCTGGCCCGCTACGAGCAGGCCTGGAACCAGGTGATCGCCCGCCACCCCATGCTCAGGTGCGTCACCACCTCCGAGGGTCGCTGGCTCGAACTGCCTGACCTGCCGCGCTACCGCATCCGCGTCCACGACCTGGCGGGCGTGCCGGAACAGCGGCGCGCGGAACGGCTGGACGCGCTGCGCGAGCGGATCTCCACCAAGCCCGGGCCGTCCGACCGGTGGCCGCTCGTGCAGATCCAGGCGGCGCGCCTCCCCGAGGGCCGCGTGCGGCTGTTCATCGGGGTGAACGTGCTCGTCTGCGACGCGGCGAGCTGGTGGATCGTGGAGTCCGAACTGCGGGATCTCTACCGGGAACCCGACGCCACGCTTCCGCCCGTCGAGCCGCATCCGGCCGCGTGCGCCGCCGCGCTGGAGGCCCGGCGCGACGAGCGTGCGGCGGCCTACTGGCGTGCCCGCCTCGACGTGCTTCCCGGGCCGCCGCGCCTGCCGGTCCGCGAACCGGCGGAGGGGGCCCCGCGCTTCGCCCGCCGAGCCGTACGGCTGGGCCGCGAGGAGTGGGCGGCGCTGCGGGACGCCGCGGCCCGGCACCGGGTCACCCCGACCGCGGCGCTGCTGACCGTCTACGCCGACGCGCTGGCCGAGTGGACGGGGACACCCGGGTTCAGCCTGACGCTCACCATGTTCGACCGGCCGCCCATCCATCCACAGGTGAACCAGGTGGTCGGCGACTTCACCTCGCTGGTGCTGCACGAGGTGCCCGCCGTACCGGCCGCCGGCTTCGCCGAACGGGCCGCCGCCACGCAGGCTCGGCTCTTCGCCGACCTGGACCACCGCGCGTTCTCCGCGCTGGAGGTGCTCGCCGAGCAGGCGGCACGCACTGGCGAGGTGCGGACTGTGCCCGTGGTGTTCACCAGCGCGCTCGGCATGGACGAGCTCCTGGGCGGCGCCGGAGCGCTGGAGTGGGCCGGACAGCAGGTGCACGCGGCGTCGCAGACACCCCAGACCTGGCTCGACCACCAGGTGCTGGAGCACGACGGCGAGCTGCGGCTGCAGTGGGACGCGCTCGAAGGCGTCCTGCCCGGTGACGAGCTCGACAGGGTGATCTCCGCGCACGCCGCGCGGGTGCGGGAACTGGCCGCCGACCCCGAAGCCTGGACGCGGGAGCCGAGGATCGAGCCCGACGCCCGGGCGCGGCGGTCGAGCACCGGCCCTGGCCCTGTGAGGCGGCAGGGGGACGCGTCCACGCGGGACATCGTGCTCCCGCTGCGCGCCGCCGGCGGGGGCGAGCGTCCCGTCCTGTACCTCGCGCACCCGTCGGGCGGCGACGTCCTGTGCTACGCCGAGCTGTCCCGGCTGCTCGATCCGCGGGTGGACGTGGTGGCCCTGGCCGACCCCGAGCTGGCCGGCGCCCACGCATCGGGCCCGGAGACGGTTGCGGGAATCGCGGCGCAGTACCTGTCGGCGATCGGGCACGGAGGCAGGCCCTGGCTGCTCGGCGGCTGGTCCATGGGCGGCGCCGTGACCCAGGAGATGGCCAGGCAACTTCACGAGGCGGGAGAGCACGTCGAGCTCCTCGTCATGCTCGACTCCAACGACCCCGCCCTCATCGGCGAGGTGCCCGGCAACGACGCCCCCGAGGTCGAGCTGGAAGTCGCCGTACGGCACCTGCGCGCGCTGGAGGCGTTCCTCGGCATCGACCTGGACACCGGCGACGCGCTGGCCGCGATCCCTCCGCACGCGCGTCTGGCCGCCATGGCCGACCGGCTGCGCGGCCACCGGCTGCTCGGCCGCGGCGAGGACCTCTCCGGACGGCTGAAGGTGTTCGCCCGGCACCTGCGCGCGCTGGCCGCCCACACTCCCGGCAAGCTGAGCGATCCCGGTACCGCCACGCTGCTGGTGCGGGCCGACCGGCTCGCGCCGCGCAACTCGGGCATCGGCATGGGCGTCGACGACACCCCGCCCGGCAGGGACGACCTCGGCTGGGGCGCCTACCTGGCCAGGGCGCCCCACGTGGCCGGCGTGGACGCCCACCACTACAGCCTCCTGCACCCGCCGGCGCTGCACGCGGTCGCCGAACTGATCAACGCCGCGCTCGACCAGGCACTGGCACGACTGTGA
- a CDS encoding ABC transporter substrate-binding protein — protein MHFPLRRRLVAAGLAAAFLTGCSATSASAPTATPKNAAADTFRYAAPGSPTNAATDPHGLLPGESDLVRMALTYDVLTLPGPGGQTLPRLATSWQPDPGLTRWRIAIRGDAAFSDGRPVTAADALFSLRRMGEKAAENFGRTAMFDLAASKVIDDTTFELVTRKPYAEVGKALEGATFVVPEGSTDFTRPVPGSGPFRPAGGTAQAALFERNDSWWGPRPPSRRIEVRAVPDPQARGQALLSGQADLAGGVPATLVKQHQDNPVIQVVRRPGATLYPLVMRTDAEPFDDVRVRRAVRLALDRKQLLDVTFLGFGEIGNDLLTPKDPSAPTGLPQRSRDLARARALMSEAGLKDGVDVTLRSTTAYPGMDTAATLISRQLGEIGIRARVQLAPPDTYFSTVYGKEPFYVSYLGGIPFLDVVRVALTPDSPTNETAWKDPAWAAALDKALAEPDEARRRALLGDLQARLRDEGGYAVWALSDRLDLAGKGVTGLPEGIGFSAGFIDQVKLGG, from the coding sequence ATGCATTTCCCCCTCCGCCGCCGGCTGGTGGCGGCCGGACTCGCCGCCGCGTTCCTGACCGGCTGCTCCGCCACGAGCGCGTCCGCCCCCACGGCCACCCCGAAGAACGCCGCGGCGGACACGTTCCGCTACGCCGCACCCGGCTCGCCGACGAACGCCGCCACCGACCCGCACGGGCTGCTGCCCGGCGAGAGCGACCTGGTGAGGATGGCGCTGACCTACGACGTCCTCACGCTCCCCGGCCCCGGCGGGCAGACCCTGCCCAGGCTGGCCACCTCCTGGCAGCCCGACCCCGGCCTCACCAGGTGGCGGATCGCCATCAGAGGCGACGCCGCCTTCTCCGACGGCCGCCCGGTCACGGCGGCTGACGCGCTGTTCTCCCTGCGCAGGATGGGCGAGAAGGCTGCCGAGAACTTCGGCAGGACGGCCATGTTCGACCTGGCCGCCTCCAAGGTGATCGACGACACCACCTTCGAGCTCGTCACCAGGAAGCCCTACGCGGAGGTGGGCAAGGCGCTGGAGGGGGCCACGTTCGTGGTGCCCGAGGGCAGCACCGACTTCACCAGGCCGGTGCCCGGCTCGGGGCCGTTCCGGCCGGCGGGCGGCACCGCGCAGGCGGCGCTGTTCGAGCGCAACGACTCCTGGTGGGGGCCCAGGCCGCCCAGCCGCCGCATCGAGGTCCGCGCCGTTCCCGACCCGCAGGCACGCGGGCAGGCGCTGCTGTCCGGCCAGGCCGACCTGGCGGGTGGGGTGCCGGCCACCCTGGTCAAGCAGCACCAGGACAACCCCGTGATCCAGGTGGTCCGCAGGCCCGGCGCCACGCTCTACCCCCTGGTCATGCGCACCGACGCCGAACCCTTCGACGACGTTCGCGTCCGCCGGGCCGTACGGCTGGCCCTGGACCGCAAGCAGCTTCTCGACGTGACCTTCCTCGGCTTCGGCGAGATCGGCAACGACCTGCTCACCCCCAAGGACCCGTCCGCCCCGACCGGGCTGCCCCAGCGCTCCCGCGATCTCGCCCGCGCCAGGGCTCTGATGTCCGAGGCGGGATTGAAGGACGGCGTGGACGTGACCCTGCGCAGCACGACCGCCTATCCCGGCATGGACACCGCCGCCACGTTGATCTCCCGGCAGCTCGGCGAGATCGGCATCCGGGCCAGGGTCCAGCTCGCGCCGCCCGACACCTACTTCTCCACCGTGTACGGCAAGGAGCCCTTCTACGTCAGCTACCTCGGCGGAATCCCGTTCCTCGACGTGGTCCGGGTGGCTCTCACGCCCGACTCGCCGACCAACGAGACCGCGTGGAAGGACCCCGCCTGGGCCGCCGCACTCGACAAGGCGCTGGCCGAGCCGGACGAGGCCAGGCGGCGCGCTCTCCTCGGCGACCTGCAGGCACGCCTGCGCGACGAGGGCGGGTACGCCGTGTGGGCCCTGAGCGACCGCCTCGACCTGGCCGGGAAAGGTGTCACCGGCCTGCCGGAAGGGATCGGATTCTCCGCCGGCTTCATCGACCAGGTGAAGCTGGGCG